The DNA segment CACTGACTATGTAGTGGATTTCAAATTGAGTTTCATGCAAGTGTTCAAAGAGCTCTCCACCTGGGTTGAGCTCGCAGACAAGAAAAGTTAACTTGTTATCGGACATCGCGCCTGTTATCAAGGTCTTCATTACGAAGTCTCTACCTAGCTCTTCTGGAATTTCCCATTTCATATTTTTCTCGTTGAGTACTATTCCCATCGTATTTCCTCCGAACTTTAACCCATTCCAGTGAATAAAGTTTCTTTTCCTTTAAGGTTTGCTTTCTCATATCCTTAATACGATTTTGTTGTCTC comes from the Candidatus Bathyarchaeota archaeon genome and includes:
- a CDS encoding cupin domain-containing protein; this translates as MGIVLNEKNMKWEIPEELGRDFVMKTLITGAMSDNKLTFLVCELNPGGELFEHLHETQFEIHYIVSGSGVLTVENKKFNVQAGSIAIGPPKEKHSLKNTGDETMRFLAIFSPALR